From a region of the Propionispora vibrioides genome:
- a CDS encoding ABC transporter permease — protein sequence MDKINTLYGKVSKSQLFWPLVALGFVLLFNFFFTPGFLRLEIKDGHLFGSLIDILNRAAPLMLLAIGMTLVIATKGIDISVGSVIAIAGAVAATLIGGKLVFVDGVQQYVTLVPFPLAIGLTLLTALLLGAWNGLMVARLGIQPIVATLILLVAGRGMAQLLTEGQIITIYYKPFHYIGGGYLLGLPFSIWIVAAVLGLAMYAVRKTALGLFIAAVGINPTASRFSGLQVKNIIFAVYVFCGLCAGIAGMIISSNVKCADSNNAGLFIEMDAILAVALGGNSLNGGRFSIWGSVIGALVIQSITTTIYAIGVPPEVTLVVKSLVVIIICLIQSEAFQTIVFGKLNKTGGVVHEKAALKQ from the coding sequence ATGGATAAAATAAACACATTGTATGGGAAGGTCTCAAAATCTCAGCTTTTTTGGCCGCTGGTTGCCCTGGGGTTTGTGCTCCTTTTTAACTTTTTCTTCACACCCGGTTTTCTAAGGCTGGAAATCAAGGATGGCCATTTATTTGGCAGCTTGATCGATATTCTTAACCGGGCGGCGCCACTCATGCTGTTAGCTATTGGGATGACGCTGGTCATTGCCACCAAGGGTATTGATATATCGGTTGGATCGGTGATTGCCATCGCCGGGGCGGTTGCTGCCACCTTAATTGGCGGGAAACTGGTGTTTGTCGACGGTGTACAGCAATATGTGACCTTGGTGCCCTTTCCGCTGGCTATCGGTCTCACCCTGCTGACGGCATTGCTGCTGGGGGCCTGGAACGGTCTGATGGTGGCCAGACTTGGCATCCAGCCCATTGTGGCAACCTTGATTTTGCTGGTGGCCGGCCGGGGGATGGCGCAGCTGTTAACCGAAGGACAAATTATTACCATTTATTATAAACCATTTCACTATATCGGCGGCGGTTACTTGCTGGGGTTACCCTTTTCGATTTGGATTGTGGCCGCCGTACTGGGGTTAGCTATGTATGCGGTGCGCAAAACTGCCCTGGGTCTGTTTATTGCCGCTGTGGGGATTAATCCAACTGCCAGCCGATTTTCCGGGCTGCAGGTAAAAAATATCATTTTCGCCGTGTACGTGTTCTGCGGCTTATGTGCCGGCATCGCCGGTATGATAATCAGTTCCAACGTGAAGTGCGCCGACAGTAATAATGCCGGATTATTTATTGAAATGGATGCGATTTTGGCCGTAGCCTTAGGGGGTAATTCACTAAATGGCGGCCGGTTTTCGATTTGGGGCAGTGTAATTGGCGCCCTGGTTATTCAAAGTATTACCACAACTATTTACGCGATCGGTGTTCCGCCGGAGGTTACACTGGTGGTGAAATCCTTGGTTGTTATTATCATCTGCCTCATACAATCGGAAGCGTTTCAAACCATCGTGTTTGGAAAATTGAATAAAACAGGAGGGGTTGTGCATGAAAAAGCTGCACTTAAACAATAA
- the yjfF gene encoding galactofuranose ABC transporter, permease protein YjfF, producing MKKLHLNNKYITPLITTLLFILLFTAGSVTYRGFFSLQVFLNLFIDNSFLIITAIGMTFVLISGGIDISVGAVIALVCMLSAYLVEIRQVSPWLVIPLMLAMGALFGVTMGSIIHFFRIQPFIVTLAGMFFARGLCYIISTETITISDPFYQLMSQYRIPLPFDTFISLSVVIALVTLLAALYLANFTKFGRTVYAIGGGEHSALLMGLPVAKTKILVYTLNGFCSALAGVVFSFYMLSGYGLHCVGLEMDAIASAVIGGTPLTGGVGFLSGTLFGVLIQGIIQTLIMFEGTLSSWWTKIAVACLLFVFIVLQRIVIIRKEAKKNLVSNE from the coding sequence ATGAAAAAGCTGCACTTAAACAATAAATACATAACTCCCCTGATCACAACGTTGCTGTTTATTTTATTGTTTACGGCCGGTTCGGTGACCTATCGGGGCTTTTTCTCGCTGCAGGTATTTCTTAACTTATTCATCGATAATTCTTTTCTGATTATCACCGCTATCGGTATGACCTTCGTACTGATCAGTGGCGGCATTGACATTTCGGTGGGCGCCGTCATTGCCTTGGTCTGCATGCTGTCGGCCTATCTGGTGGAAATCAGGCAGGTTAGTCCGTGGCTCGTCATTCCGCTGATGCTGGCCATGGGAGCGCTGTTCGGTGTTACAATGGGCAGCATCATCCACTTCTTTCGCATCCAGCCGTTTATTGTAACGCTGGCCGGTATGTTTTTTGCGCGCGGCCTGTGTTATATCATCAGCACCGAAACAATTACGATTAGCGATCCCTTTTATCAGCTGATGTCCCAGTACCGCATTCCGCTGCCATTTGATACCTTCATTTCGTTAAGTGTGGTCATCGCTTTGGTCACCTTGCTGGCTGCTTTATATCTGGCGAATTTCACTAAGTTCGGCCGGACGGTGTATGCTATCGGCGGTGGTGAACATTCCGCCCTGCTGATGGGCTTGCCGGTAGCAAAAACCAAAATTCTGGTCTATACGCTGAATGGTTTTTGCTCGGCTCTGGCCGGTGTGGTATTCAGCTTCTATATGCTGAGCGGTTATGGCCTGCATTGTGTGGGTCTGGAAATGGATGCTATTGCCTCGGCGGTCATTGGCGGCACACCGCTTACCGGTGGTGTGGGTTTTTTGAGCGGGACCTTATTTGGGGTATTAATTCAGGGAATCATCCAGACATTGATTATGTTTGAGGGGACGCTCAGTTCATGGTGGACTAAGATCGCGGTTGCTTGTCTGTTGTTTGTTTTTATCGTATTGCAACGGATTGTCATTATTCGTAAGGAAGCAAAAAAGAA